One window of Nymphaea colorata isolate Beijing-Zhang1983 chromosome 1, ASM883128v2, whole genome shotgun sequence genomic DNA carries:
- the LOC116245937 gene encoding mitochondrial carrier protein MTM1-like isoform X1, translating into MVCSRQNLASLVGAASRVEFDGSMESMYTEPTREAQPTSRPHPDSRMSFVERSFSAAGAAVLSAILVNPLDVAKTRLQAQAAGVAYWQYPQHVGQRMAPLGPNVMFSDIRCSPSCPRGGVLGAEPYCPPDCFHYKGTMDVFYKIIRQEGFARLWRGTNAGLALAIPTVGIYLPCYDLFRNWIEEFTERNSPSLSPYAPLFAGSIARSIACIACSPIELARTRMQAFREIHAGTKPPGMWKTLVGVSASVRSPSSTQNVQGYRVLWTGVGAQLARDVPFSAICWSTLEPIRKRLLELVGEEANAVSIVGANFSAGFVAGSLAAAATCPLDVAKTRRQIEKDPAKALRMTTRQTLIDIWRDGGIKGLFTGVGPRVGRAGPSVGIVVSFYEVVKYVLQKRHDGS; encoded by the exons ATGGTGTGCTCCCGTCAGAATCTCGCTTCATTGGTGGGCGCGGCCTCGAGGGTCGAGTTCGACGGAAGCATGGAGTCCATGTATACGGAGCCGACGAGGGAAGCGCAACCCACGTCCCGCCCTCACCCCGACTCCCGGATGAGCTTCGTCGAGAGGTCGTTCTCTGCCGCCGGCGCCGCTGTTCTCTCCGCCATTCTCGTCAACCCCCTCGATGTCGCCAAG ACGAGATTGCAGGCTCAGGCTGCCGGAGTTGCTTATTGGCAGTATCCGCAACATGTCGGACAAAGAATGGCGCCTTTGGGGCCGAACGTG ATGTTTTCAGATATAAGATGTTCTCCTTCCTGTCCACGTGGTGGGGTTCTTGGTGCAGAACCATATTGTCCACCTGACTGTTTTCATTATAAGGGGACGATGGATGTCTTCTACAAAATCATCAGACAG GAGGGATTTGCTAGGTTGTGGAGAGGAACAAATGCAGGCCTTGCTTTGGCTATACCAACT gtTGGAATTTATTTACCTTGTTATGATCTTTTCCGGAACTGGATTGAGGAATTCACTGAGAGGAACTCTCCAAGCTTGAGCCCATATGCCCCATTATTTGCAGGATCTATTGCCCGTTCAATAGCATGTATTGCTTGCTCTCCTATAGAGCTGGCAAGAACCCGCATGCAG GCTTTTAGAGAGATTCATGCCGGAACAAAGCCTCCTGGAATGTGGAAAACTTTGGTTGGAGTTTCAGCATCTGTCAGAAGTCCATCAAGCACACAGAATG TTCAAGGTTATCGTGTCTTGTGGACTGGGGTGGGAGCACAGCTAGCACGTGATGTTCCATTCTCTGCAATCTGCTGGTCTACTCTTGAGCCT ATTAGGAAAAGGCTACTTGAACTGGTTGGGGAAGAGGCCAATGCGGTGAGCATTGTTGGGGCAAATTTCTCAGCTGGCTTTGTGGCAGGCAGCCTTGCTGCTGCTGCGACATGTCCACTTGATGTTGCAAAAACAAGAAGACAGATAGAG AAGGATCCTGCCAAGGCACTGCGAATGACCACCAGGCAAACATTGATTGATATTTGGAG AGATGGGGGAATCAAGGGACTATTTACAGGTGTTGGTCCACGTGTAGGCCGCGCTGGGCCTTCAGTTGGGATTGTGGTGTCTTTCTATGAAGTCGTCAAGTACGTGCTACAAAAGAGGCACGATGGATCATAG
- the LOC116249704 gene encoding uncharacterized protein LOC116249704 has protein sequence MASMGARAFLVAMVVVLAVALPLVQAKGHHPHTPTPAPASAPLSAAPVSNIAAPPSTSAVSAPAPAPTGDGTSIDQGIAYVLMLVALVLTYLIHPLDASPYKLF, from the exons atggcttcCATGGGTGCAAGGGCTTTCTTGGTTGCGATGGTGGTCGTTCTCGCCGTGGCGCTGCCCCTGGTGCAGGCAAAGGGACACCACCCCCATACCCCCACGCCGGCTCCCGCCAGCGCTCCCCTGTCTGCTGCGCCGGTGAGCAACATTGCCGCTCCTCCTTCCACTTCCGCCGTCTCCGCTCCCGCCCCTGCACCTACAGGCGATG GGACGTCGATCGACCAAGGAATCGCATACGTGTTGATGCTCGTGGCTCTGGTGCTCACCTACCTCATCCACCCTCTGGATGCTTCCCCCTACAAGCTCTTCTAA
- the LOC116245937 gene encoding mitochondrial carrier protein MTM1-like isoform X2 yields MVCSRQNLASLVGAASRVEFDGSMESMYTEPTREAQPTSRPHPDSRMSFVERSFSAAGAAVLSAILVNPLDVAKTRLQAQAAGVAYWQYPQHVGQRMAPLGPNVMFSDIRCSPSCPRGGVLGAEPYCPPDCFHYKGTMDVFYKIIRQEGFARLWRGTNAGLALAIPTVGIYLPCYDLFRNWIEEFTERNSPSLSPYAPLFAGSIARSIACIACSPIELARTRMQAFREIHAGTKPPGMWKTLVGVSASVRSPSSTQNGYRVLWTGVGAQLARDVPFSAICWSTLEPIRKRLLELVGEEANAVSIVGANFSAGFVAGSLAAAATCPLDVAKTRRQIEKDPAKALRMTTRQTLIDIWRDGGIKGLFTGVGPRVGRAGPSVGIVVSFYEVVKYVLQKRHDGS; encoded by the exons ATGGTGTGCTCCCGTCAGAATCTCGCTTCATTGGTGGGCGCGGCCTCGAGGGTCGAGTTCGACGGAAGCATGGAGTCCATGTATACGGAGCCGACGAGGGAAGCGCAACCCACGTCCCGCCCTCACCCCGACTCCCGGATGAGCTTCGTCGAGAGGTCGTTCTCTGCCGCCGGCGCCGCTGTTCTCTCCGCCATTCTCGTCAACCCCCTCGATGTCGCCAAG ACGAGATTGCAGGCTCAGGCTGCCGGAGTTGCTTATTGGCAGTATCCGCAACATGTCGGACAAAGAATGGCGCCTTTGGGGCCGAACGTG ATGTTTTCAGATATAAGATGTTCTCCTTCCTGTCCACGTGGTGGGGTTCTTGGTGCAGAACCATATTGTCCACCTGACTGTTTTCATTATAAGGGGACGATGGATGTCTTCTACAAAATCATCAGACAG GAGGGATTTGCTAGGTTGTGGAGAGGAACAAATGCAGGCCTTGCTTTGGCTATACCAACT gtTGGAATTTATTTACCTTGTTATGATCTTTTCCGGAACTGGATTGAGGAATTCACTGAGAGGAACTCTCCAAGCTTGAGCCCATATGCCCCATTATTTGCAGGATCTATTGCCCGTTCAATAGCATGTATTGCTTGCTCTCCTATAGAGCTGGCAAGAACCCGCATGCAG GCTTTTAGAGAGATTCATGCCGGAACAAAGCCTCCTGGAATGTGGAAAACTTTGGTTGGAGTTTCAGCATCTGTCAGAAGTCCATCAAGCACACAGAATG GTTATCGTGTCTTGTGGACTGGGGTGGGAGCACAGCTAGCACGTGATGTTCCATTCTCTGCAATCTGCTGGTCTACTCTTGAGCCT ATTAGGAAAAGGCTACTTGAACTGGTTGGGGAAGAGGCCAATGCGGTGAGCATTGTTGGGGCAAATTTCTCAGCTGGCTTTGTGGCAGGCAGCCTTGCTGCTGCTGCGACATGTCCACTTGATGTTGCAAAAACAAGAAGACAGATAGAG AAGGATCCTGCCAAGGCACTGCGAATGACCACCAGGCAAACATTGATTGATATTTGGAG AGATGGGGGAATCAAGGGACTATTTACAGGTGTTGGTCCACGTGTAGGCCGCGCTGGGCCTTCAGTTGGGATTGTGGTGTCTTTCTATGAAGTCGTCAAGTACGTGCTACAAAAGAGGCACGATGGATCATAG